In a genomic window of Campylobacter concisus:
- the thiD gene encoding bifunctional hydroxymethylpyrimidine kinase/phosphomethylpyrimidine kinase: protein MKNALSIAGVDPSGGAGVLADIKVFIAHGIYAMGAITAVTAQNTKGIFGMQLVDTKLIEDQIKAIFDDIRVDVIKIGVVPSVEIIKSVAKTLREIKNLPPVVLDPVMSCKNGDIWLEGAAKDAIVEELFPLASVITPNIFEAREILKRELKGESELKEACKELLKFGTKSVYLKCGEIEGKSLDIFYDGSKYEIFSDERIKTTATHGSGCSLSSAIASNLANGHSLKESVKNAHDYIFNAIKNAVIIGGGQNPVNHFYKFKV, encoded by the coding sequence ATGAAAAATGCGCTAAGTATAGCAGGCGTTGATCCAAGCGGCGGAGCTGGAGTTTTAGCTGATATAAAGGTCTTTATAGCACACGGCATCTATGCGATGGGAGCGATTACGGCGGTCACTGCTCAAAATACAAAGGGCATATTTGGCATGCAGCTAGTTGATACTAAGCTCATCGAGGATCAGATCAAGGCGATATTTGATGATATAAGAGTTGATGTGATAAAAATAGGCGTCGTCCCAAGCGTTGAGATCATCAAAAGCGTCGCAAAAACGCTAAGAGAGATCAAAAATTTACCACCAGTCGTGCTTGATCCTGTTATGAGCTGTAAAAATGGCGATATCTGGCTAGAAGGCGCTGCAAAAGATGCGATCGTGGAGGAGCTTTTCCCACTTGCAAGCGTGATCACGCCAAATATCTTTGAAGCGCGCGAAATTTTAAAGCGTGAGCTAAAGGGCGAGAGCGAGCTAAAAGAGGCTTGCAAGGAGCTTTTGAAATTTGGCACAAAGAGCGTCTATCTAAAGTGTGGCGAGATAGAAGGCAAGTCGCTTGATATATTTTATGATGGCAGCAAGTATGAAATTTTTAGCGATGAGCGCATAAAAACGACCGCAACTCACGGCTCAGGCTGCTCGTTATCAAGCGCGATCGCTTCAAATTTAGCAAATGGACATAGCCTAAAAGAGAGCGTAAAAAATGCGCATGATTATATCTTTAACGCTATTAAAAACGCGGTCATCATCGGTGGCGGACAAAATCCGGTAAATCACTTCTATAAATTTAAGGTGTGA
- the fmt gene encoding methionyl-tRNA formyltransferase, whose product MNVVFMGTPDYAVRILRHLKEAGFNIKAVFTQPDKPVGRKQILTPSEVKIYAQNELVGVPVLTPNTLKNEAVVAELKAFEPKFIVVAAYGKILPQSVLDVATCINLHASILPKYRGASPIQSAILAGEKQTGVTAMLMDAGLDTGDILDFIYTPCENKMSSELFSELGELGGELIVKVLKNFENLKPQKQDDTQATHCKKISKSDGLFSFDEEAGQIYNKFRALTPWPGIYLASGLKILSLGLSEKSGKSGEILSIEKDHAVVACKGGAVKIYELQEPSKKPTNAKAYINGKRLSVGDKIE is encoded by the coding sequence ATGAATGTAGTTTTTATGGGAACGCCTGATTATGCTGTTAGGATACTTAGGCATCTAAAAGAGGCTGGCTTTAACATAAAAGCGGTCTTTACCCAGCCTGATAAGCCAGTTGGCAGAAAGCAAATTTTAACCCCAAGTGAGGTGAAAATTTACGCTCAAAATGAGCTAGTAGGCGTGCCAGTGCTTACACCAAATACGCTAAAAAATGAGGCGGTGGTTGCCGAGCTAAAGGCATTTGAGCCTAAATTTATCGTGGTGGCAGCTTATGGCAAAATTTTGCCCCAAAGCGTGCTTGACGTGGCGACTTGTATAAATTTACACGCTTCTATCTTGCCAAAATATAGAGGTGCGAGCCCTATACAAAGCGCGATCCTAGCAGGCGAGAAGCAAACTGGCGTCACAGCTATGCTAATGGATGCTGGGCTTGACACTGGCGATATACTAGACTTCATCTACACGCCTTGCGAAAATAAGATGTCAAGCGAGCTTTTTAGTGAGCTAGGCGAGCTTGGCGGCGAGCTAATCGTAAAAGTGCTTAAGAATTTTGAAAATTTAAAACCACAAAAGCAAGATGACACACAAGCTACGCACTGCAAAAAAATAAGTAAAAGCGACGGACTTTTTAGCTTTGATGAAGAGGCGGGGCAAATTTATAATAAATTTCGCGCGCTCACACCTTGGCCAGGGATTTATCTAGCAAGTGGGCTAAAAATTTTATCACTTGGACTAAGCGAAAAAAGTGGCAAAAGCGGAGAAATTTTAAGCATAGAAAAAGATCACGCTGTGGTTGCTTGCAAGGGTGGCGCGGTCAAAATTTACGAGCTTCAAGAGCCAAGCAAAAAGCCAACAAACGCAAAAGCATATATAAATGGTAAGCGTCTTAGTGTTGGCGACAAAATAGAGTAA
- a CDS encoding GDP-mannose dehydrogenase produces the protein MKKIFCIMLFCLGVYSCDPADPAYMFLDYNDIDRDGMLNLGEWTACKVPPGLKIAPDLCTSEDFKRLDLDRSGKVSINELGSLIFQKIDWQEDPCASWPPSRQNVDQNKSR, from the coding sequence ATGAAGAAAATTTTTTGCATTATGCTATTTTGCCTTGGTGTATATAGCTGTGATCCAGCGGATCCGGCGTATATGTTTTTGGATTACAATGATATAGATCGTGACGGCATGCTAAATTTAGGTGAATGGACGGCTTGCAAGGTACCACCAGGACTAAAAATAGCACCAGATCTATGCACTAGTGAGGATTTTAAAAGACTGGATCTTGATCGTAGTGGCAAAGTTAGCATTAATGAGCTAGGAAGTTTGATATTTCAAAAGATTGACTGGCAAGAAGATCCATGCGCCTCTTGGCCGCCAAGCAGGCAAAACGTAGATCAAAATAAAAGTCGTTGA
- the obgE gene encoding GTPase ObgE, with protein MFIDSAKLTLSSGHGGAGAVSFRREKHVILGGPDGGDGGDGGDVYFVCDNNTHTLANYKGKRAMKAGNGEAGMGKRMTGKKGENLELIVPPGTAVYDAQTNELLCDIVSEGQKTLFLKGGKGGLGNFHFKSSINQAPEYAQKGMPEESIEVRLELKLIADVGLVGFPNVGKSTLISTVSNAKPQIANYEFTTLTPKLGLVEVDEFSGFVMADIPGIIEGASDGRGLGVKFLKHIERNKILLFMIDGANYRGMSEQFSVLKEEVAKFSSVLASRDYAIAITRVDAAENLDENIKEFIKFLKLKPEQNGKFIYKQDLLSFDHSKPYFILPISSATNENIDELKFALLELLKNEL; from the coding sequence ATGTTTATAGATAGTGCAAAATTGACTCTAAGTTCGGGGCATGGTGGAGCTGGAGCTGTGAGTTTTCGCCGTGAAAAACACGTCATTTTAGGTGGTCCTGATGGCGGAGATGGCGGAGATGGCGGAGATGTTTATTTTGTTTGTGACAACAATACCCATACTTTAGCAAATTATAAGGGTAAAAGAGCCATGAAGGCTGGCAATGGTGAAGCTGGTATGGGCAAGCGAATGACCGGCAAAAAGGGCGAAAATTTAGAACTCATAGTCCCTCCTGGTACAGCCGTTTATGATGCACAGACAAATGAACTACTCTGTGATATAGTTAGCGAGGGCCAAAAGACGCTATTTTTAAAGGGCGGTAAAGGCGGACTCGGAAATTTTCACTTTAAAAGCTCTATCAATCAAGCTCCAGAATACGCACAAAAAGGTATGCCTGAAGAGAGTATTGAAGTAAGGCTCGAGTTAAAGCTCATTGCTGATGTTGGTTTGGTGGGCTTTCCAAATGTTGGTAAATCAACTCTTATTTCAACAGTATCAAATGCCAAACCGCAGATAGCAAACTACGAATTTACGACGCTTACGCCAAAGCTTGGCCTTGTTGAGGTTGATGAGTTTAGTGGCTTTGTTATGGCTGACATCCCTGGTATCATCGAAGGGGCGAGCGATGGACGCGGTTTGGGCGTTAAATTTCTAAAGCATATCGAGCGAAATAAAATTTTACTTTTTATGATAGACGGAGCAAACTATAGAGGTATGAGCGAGCAGTTTAGTGTGTTGAAAGAAGAGGTTGCTAAATTTTCAAGCGTGCTTGCTAGCAGGGACTATGCGATCGCTATCACCAGAGTCGATGCGGCGGAAAATTTAGATGAAAACATAAAAGAATTTATAAAATTTTTGAAGCTAAAGCCAGAGCAAAACGGTAAATTTATCTACAAACAAGATTTACTCAGCTTTGATCATTCAAAGCCATATTTTATTTTGCCAATCTCATCAGCGACAAATGAGAACATCGACGAGCTTAAATTTGCACTGCTTGAGCTACTAAAAAATGAGCTTTGA
- the rpmA gene encoding 50S ribosomal protein L27, translating into MAHKKGQGSTQNNRDSIGRRLGVKKFGGEFVRAGNIIIRQRGTATHAGNNVGLGKDHTIFALVDGFVKFERLDKNRKKVSVYPAA; encoded by the coding sequence ATGGCACACAAAAAAGGTCAAGGTTCAACCCAAAATAACCGTGATAGTATCGGACGCCGATTAGGTGTTAAGAAATTTGGTGGCGAGTTCGTTCGTGCTGGAAATATAATCATCCGCCAAAGAGGAACAGCAACTCATGCTGGAAATAACGTAGGTCTTGGCAAAGATCACACTATTTTTGCATTAGTTGATGGTTTTGTAAAATTTGAAAGACTTGATAAAAACAGAAAAAAAGTATCTGTTTATCCAGCTGCATAA
- the rplU gene encoding 50S ribosomal protein L21: MSKYAIFKHGGKQYRVSEGEYLKLDHFSAEAKSTVEITEVLAVNDSEVKVGAPFVKGAKVVLEVINEGKDKKVVIYKKRRRKDSKLKRGFRRQFTRVKVVSIAA, from the coding sequence ATGTCAAAATACGCTATATTTAAGCATGGTGGTAAGCAATATCGTGTTAGCGAGGGCGAGTACCTTAAGCTAGATCACTTTAGTGCTGAAGCTAAATCAACCGTTGAGATTACAGAAGTTTTGGCTGTAAATGACAGCGAAGTAAAGGTAGGTGCGCCATTTGTGAAGGGTGCAAAAGTTGTTCTTGAGGTCATTAATGAAGGCAAAGACAAAAAAGTAGTTATCTACAAAAAACGCAGACGTAAAGACTCAAAACTAAAACGCGGCTTTAGAAGACAATTTACACGTGTAAAAGTCGTAAGTATCGCAGCTTAA
- the flhB gene encoding flagellar biosynthesis protein FlhB encodes MAGEDQEKTEEATPKKIEDAKKDGNVPKSQDLAGFVTLVIAIGVLLAMLNFMKEQIISLYIYYSKFIGQPLTLPTVKMIVVNTFARSLLMILPVCICVAIAGVIANVMQFGFIFTTKPIMPNFGKINPLKGLKNLFSMKKVIDSIKIVLKVSIVFGVGFYFFLQFIKELPHTLFFSMFDQLAWLKEKLIILVSVMLFILFVIGLIDLLIVRFQYFKDLRMSKQEIKDEYKQMEGDPQVKGRIRQAQMRAAKRRMMQNIPQADVVITNPTHYAVAIRYDKSRDEAPIILAKGVDFLALQIKKIAVENGVQIYENPPLARELYKICEVDDTIPAHLFRAVAEVLSFVYMSNKQKFKDKL; translated from the coding sequence ATGGCAGGCGAAGATCAGGAAAAAACCGAAGAAGCGACCCCCAAAAAGATAGAAGATGCCAAAAAGGACGGCAACGTCCCCAAAAGTCAGGACCTAGCTGGGTTCGTGACCCTAGTTATTGCTATTGGCGTACTACTTGCAATGCTAAATTTTATGAAAGAACAGATCATCTCACTTTATATCTACTACTCAAAATTTATCGGTCAGCCACTTACCTTGCCAACTGTAAAAATGATCGTCGTAAATACCTTTGCAAGGTCGCTTCTTATGATACTTCCAGTTTGTATCTGTGTGGCGATCGCTGGTGTCATCGCAAATGTAATGCAGTTTGGATTTATCTTTACCACAAAACCCATAATGCCAAATTTTGGTAAGATAAACCCGCTAAAAGGGCTAAAAAATTTATTCTCGATGAAAAAAGTGATAGACAGTATTAAAATCGTGCTAAAAGTTAGCATCGTCTTTGGTGTTGGATTTTATTTTTTCTTGCAGTTTATAAAGGAGCTACCGCACACGCTCTTTTTTTCTATGTTTGATCAGCTTGCTTGGCTAAAAGAAAAGCTCATTATTCTTGTTAGTGTCATGCTTTTTATACTTTTCGTGATCGGACTTATTGACCTTCTCATTGTGCGTTTTCAGTATTTTAAAGACCTTCGTATGAGCAAGCAAGAGATAAAAGATGAGTATAAGCAAATGGAAGGAGATCCTCAGGTAAAAGGCAGAATTCGTCAAGCACAAATGCGTGCAGCCAAGCGTCGAATGATGCAAAATATCCCACAAGCTGACGTAGTCATCACAAACCCTACTCACTACGCCGTGGCGATAAGATATGATAAAAGTCGCGACGAGGCGCCGATAATACTTGCCAAAGGTGTTGATTTTTTAGCATTGCAAATCAAAAAAATAGCCGTTGAAAATGGTGTGCAAATTTATGAAAACCCACCACTCGCAAGAGAGCTTTATAAAATTTGTGAAGTCGATGATACGATACCAGCACATCTTTTTAGAGCCGTAGCCGAGGTGCTAAGCTTCGTTTATATGAGCAATAAACAAAAATTTAAAGATAAGCTTTGA
- a CDS encoding anaerobic C4-dicarboxylate transporter produces MDFLMNLSEGMQFAIQLLIVLICLFYGAKKGGIALGMLGGIGLIVLVFGFNIEPGKPAIDVMLTILAVVVASATLQASGGLDVMLQIAETILRKNPKYVSILAPFVTCTLTILCGTGHVVYTVLPIVYDIAIKNGIRPERPMAASSIASQMGIIASPVSVAVVTLTSFLINAKTHLAGFDGYLDLLKITIPSTFCGVLAVGIFSWFRGKDLDKDEVFQTKLQDPEFKKYVYGDSATLLGKKLPGYQWAAMWIFLGSILVVALLGYFKDLRPSWTTYKDATVVQVIANLPTEQKVLKTLKIKDASIQTEAAELKVANDKLNANQKAQSVKIIGKDANQTLTRTADGAVTYINEKGAKEEFQGAYINISNKQASSKSLSMVHVIQIFMLLTGAIILIFTPTDASKIGKNEIFRSGMIALVAVFGISWMAETMFAVHTPMMKEALGSIVKEHPWTYAVMLLIISKFVNSQAAALVAFVPLALNIDVNPAIILAFAPACYGYYILPTYPSDLAAIQFDRSGTTHIGKFVINHSFIIPGLIGVISSCIFGYIFATAFGYL; encoded by the coding sequence ATGGATTTTCTCATGAATTTAAGTGAAGGCATGCAGTTTGCTATCCAGCTTCTCATCGTCCTTATCTGTTTGTTCTACGGAGCTAAAAAAGGCGGTATCGCACTTGGTATGCTAGGTGGTATCGGTCTTATAGTCCTCGTTTTTGGATTTAATATCGAGCCTGGTAAGCCAGCAATTGATGTTATGCTAACTATCCTCGCTGTTGTTGTGGCAAGTGCTACGCTTCAAGCCAGTGGTGGTCTTGATGTTATGCTTCAAATAGCAGAAACCATACTTAGAAAAAATCCAAAATATGTAAGTATCTTGGCTCCTTTTGTAACATGTACACTTACTATTTTATGCGGTACTGGACACGTTGTTTATACCGTGCTTCCTATCGTTTATGATATCGCTATCAAAAATGGCATCCGCCCAGAGCGACCAATGGCAGCAAGCTCGATAGCCTCACAAATGGGCATCATCGCTAGCCCAGTTTCAGTTGCTGTTGTAACTCTTACAAGCTTTCTTATTAATGCTAAAACTCACTTAGCTGGCTTTGATGGATATTTAGATCTTTTAAAGATTACTATCCCTTCGACATTTTGCGGTGTTTTGGCGGTAGGAATTTTTAGCTGGTTTAGAGGTAAAGATCTTGATAAAGATGAAGTATTTCAAACAAAGCTTCAAGATCCTGAGTTTAAAAAATATGTTTATGGCGATAGTGCGACACTTTTAGGCAAAAAACTTCCTGGCTATCAATGGGCTGCGATGTGGATATTTTTAGGCTCTATTCTTGTAGTTGCGCTTCTTGGATATTTTAAAGATCTTCGCCCAAGCTGGACTACTTACAAAGATGCAACGGTCGTTCAAGTAATAGCTAACCTTCCAACTGAACAAAAAGTCTTAAAAACCTTAAAAATAAAAGATGCTAGCATCCAAACAGAGGCGGCTGAGTTAAAAGTAGCAAACGATAAGCTAAATGCTAATCAAAAAGCTCAATCAGTCAAAATCATCGGCAAAGATGCAAATCAAACTCTTACTCGCACAGCTGATGGTGCAGTAACATATATAAATGAAAAAGGCGCAAAAGAAGAATTCCAAGGTGCTTACATCAATATAAGTAACAAACAAGCATCTTCAAAGAGCTTAAGCATGGTTCATGTTATTCAAATTTTCATGCTTTTAACTGGTGCTATCATTTTAATCTTTACACCAACAGATGCTAGCAAGATCGGTAAAAACGAGATATTTAGATCAGGTATGATCGCTCTTGTTGCAGTATTTGGTATCTCTTGGATGGCTGAGACTATGTTTGCAGTGCATACTCCGATGATGAAAGAGGCGCTAGGAAGCATCGTAAAAGAGCACCCTTGGACTTATGCGGTTATGCTCTTGATTATCTCAAAATTTGTAAATTCTCAAGCTGCAGCCTTGGTTGCATTTGTGCCATTAGCTTTAAATATCGATGTTAATCCTGCTATCATTCTAGCTTTTGCGCCAGCTTGCTACGGATACTACATCCTGCCAACATATCCAAGCGACCTTGCAGCTATTCAGTTTGATAGAAGCGGTACGACACATATTGGTAAATTTGTTATCAATCACAGCTTTATCATTCCGGGTCTTATTGGTGTTATATCCTCTTGTATATTTGGCTATATTTTTGCAACCGCTTTTGGATACCTATAA
- a CDS encoding energy transducer TonB, whose amino-acid sequence MQSKQSLNKISNYSGLAVSLIVHGAAVYFLLSHNFDEIKIGEQKPIKIALNSFTPVPQVSAPQIAEQMLIPEPTPPAPPPPPEPPKPEPKPEPKPEPKKVEKPKREIKKVEPKKEKKIEPKPEPVIAQPVQPIVPPASVNTNLPANNKSIAAAPVQNVTPELNLSNSQGDEDFTKVIIAVKRHKSYPNNARRMKHQGVVEVRFLLKQDGSIDELKVSKSSGFESLDNGALENIQRASSEFPKPKQDRYLRFPISYTLK is encoded by the coding sequence TTGCAATCCAAACAATCTCTGAATAAAATTTCAAATTACAGCGGCTTAGCTGTTTCGCTTATAGTGCATGGAGCAGCAGTATATTTTTTGCTTTCACATAATTTTGATGAGATAAAAATAGGTGAGCAAAAACCGATAAAAATAGCTCTTAATTCATTTACTCCAGTGCCGCAAGTCTCAGCACCTCAAATAGCGGAGCAAATGCTTATCCCAGAGCCAACTCCACCAGCTCCACCACCACCGCCAGAGCCACCAAAACCTGAGCCAAAGCCAGAACCAAAACCTGAACCTAAAAAGGTGGAGAAACCAAAGCGTGAAATAAAAAAGGTAGAGCCTAAAAAAGAGAAAAAAATAGAGCCCAAGCCTGAACCGGTAATTGCTCAGCCAGTGCAGCCCATTGTACCGCCAGCTAGTGTAAATACAAATTTACCAGCCAATAACAAGTCTATAGCTGCAGCTCCAGTTCAAAATGTAACACCTGAGCTAAATTTATCAAATTCGCAAGGCGATGAAGATTTTACGAAGGTTATAATCGCAGTTAAGAGGCATAAAAGTTACCCAAATAATGCTAGACGTATGAAACATCAAGGAGTTGTAGAAGTTAGGTTTTTACTCAAGCAAGACGGCAGCATAGATGAACTTAAAGTTAGTAAAAGCTCTGGTTTTGAGTCGCTTGATAATGGTGCTTTAGAAAATATTCAAAGAGCAAGTTCTGAGTTTCCAAAACCTAAGCAAGATCGTTATCTGCGCTTTCCTATTTCATATACACTAAAATAA
- the exbD gene encoding TonB system transport protein ExbD: MRLNKKDGLNIVPFIDIMLVLLAIVLSISTFIAQGKIAIDLPSANSAEQSKEDDKKVSVVIDKDNKFFIDDVEISENELKDKLNAVDIKTLIELKSDKNSKFDSFVKVIDILKEKGHENFAIQTISE, encoded by the coding sequence ATGCGTCTAAATAAAAAAGATGGGTTAAATATTGTCCCATTTATTGATATTATGCTTGTTTTGCTTGCTATCGTGCTTAGCATTTCGACTTTTATTGCTCAAGGCAAGATAGCTATTGATCTTCCAAGTGCAAACAGCGCTGAGCAAAGCAAAGAGGACGATAAAAAGGTAAGCGTAGTAATTGATAAGGATAATAAATTTTTTATAGATGATGTAGAAATTTCTGAGAACGAACTTAAAGATAAACTAAATGCGGTTGATATAAAGACATTGATCGAACTAAAAAGCGATAAAAATTCGAAATTTGATAGCTTTGTCAAAGTAATTGATATATTAAAAGAGAAGGGCCACGAAAATTTTGCAATCCAAACAATCTCTGAATAA
- the exbB gene encoding TonB-system energizer ExbB — protein MELIKHHIDHVIIAILGIMSFFVLWYTIERIIFYSRVDIKGYKSIESLEEALTKNLTTLYIIYSNAPYVGLLGTVAGIMITFYDMGMAGGIDTKSIMVGLSLALKATAFGLLVAIPTLMIYNGFVRKVDVMLNRYKAENASK, from the coding sequence ATGGAGCTAATTAAACATCACATTGATCATGTAATTATTGCGATTTTAGGCATTATGAGTTTTTTTGTACTTTGGTATACGATTGAGCGTATTATTTTTTATTCACGCGTTGATATAAAAGGCTATAAAAGTATCGAATCGCTTGAGGAAGCACTAACCAAAAATTTAACCACACTTTATATTATCTACTCAAATGCACCATATGTAGGACTTCTTGGTACAGTTGCTGGAATTATGATCACATTTTATGATATGGGTATGGCAGGCGGAATCGATACTAAAAGCATAATGGTCGGCCTCTCTCTTGCGCTAAAAGCAACTGCTTTTGGACTACTTGTGGCGATACCAACTTTGATGATTTACAATGGTTTTGTCAGAAAAGTAGATGTGATGCTAAATAGATATAAGGCTGAAAATGCGTCTAAATAA
- the waaF gene encoding lipopolysaccharide heptosyltransferase II → MRVFIELPTWLGDAVMASAAIENLSKNAKNIVFFGSYVACELYKSHPKCEKVVIDDSKKQNSRYLSLIKTASKLGKFDIAISLRSSFASKFLLFFIKATQKFCFKKSSESLHQVQKYLNFIKQSLNLKEISNELKIYYEAKKSEQKLLVLNPGASYGSAKRWYPYYFAEVALHFKDEFDVKITGSKAELEICNEIEQILLQNGMKCENLAGKTSIKELCEVIGSIKNGIFLTNDSGPMHIAAAYKVPLVALFGPTKFKETSPWQDESAKIVHLNLECMPCMKRVCPIKTHACMKELTPKIVITEIELLRKKLNF, encoded by the coding sequence GTGAGAGTGTTTATAGAGCTTCCAACTTGGCTTGGAGATGCTGTGATGGCGAGTGCAGCGATAGAAAATTTAAGTAAAAATGCTAAAAATATTGTATTTTTTGGCTCTTATGTGGCCTGTGAGCTTTACAAATCACATCCAAAGTGTGAAAAAGTAGTCATTGACGATAGTAAAAAGCAAAACTCAAGATATTTAAGTCTTATAAAAACGGCTAGCAAGCTTGGAAAATTTGATATTGCTATTAGCCTTAGAAGCTCATTTGCTAGTAAATTTTTGCTATTTTTTATAAAAGCAACGCAAAAATTTTGTTTTAAAAAGAGTAGCGAGAGCTTGCATCAGGTGCAGAAATATCTAAATTTCATAAAGCAAAGCCTAAATTTAAAAGAAATTTCAAACGAACTAAAAATTTATTATGAAGCTAAAAAAAGCGAGCAAAAACTCCTTGTGCTAAATCCAGGTGCTAGCTACGGAAGTGCCAAAAGGTGGTATCCGTACTATTTTGCAGAGGTTGCACTGCACTTTAAAGATGAATTTGATGTAAAGATCACTGGCTCGAAAGCTGAGCTTGAAATTTGCAATGAAATCGAGCAGATACTCTTACAAAATGGTATGAAATGTGAAAATTTGGCCGGAAAAACAAGCATAAAAGAGCTTTGTGAGGTTATAGGTTCTATAAAAAATGGCATCTTTTTGACAAACGATAGTGGTCCTATGCATATCGCAGCTGCCTATAAAGTGCCACTTGTGGCTCTTTTTGGACCGACTAAATTTAAAGAGACTAGTCCATGGCAAGATGAGAGTGCAAAGATAGTGCATTTAAATTTAGAGTGTATGCCATGCATGAAGCGAGTATGTCCCATAAAAACACATGCCTGTATGAAGGAGCTTACGCCAAAAATAGTCATCACTGAAATAGAGCTACTAAGAAAAAAATTAAATTTTTGA
- a CDS encoding glycosyltransferase family 4 protein has product MKKIVFLRINPNAVGGAERYLRRLTKALKDVGIDTSIRSYLGEARISSWKKALRFNAQVKRQKKSDEVYFSLERVSCADIYRAGDGVHKIYRATKPFWWVNPLNFVYPYLEKRCFKNSKKIIANSNYIKEQIISAYGVDESKIVTIYNGINLPQKVEKGEAKLSVCEEFGLDYNLPIVLFVGNGFKRKGAKDFLLLVSKLKTPVNALIVGKDKNLNSYKKLAKKLKIKAFFTGEQKMTAKFYEASDIFIFPTHYEPFSNVVLEALSFKNIVFTTAQNGAAEILENRFIMREPNDESILELVEQVLNDNEMMRELQEESFLLSQKFSIEENASKTLEIINEVLNLEQK; this is encoded by the coding sequence CTTACCAAAGCCCTAAAAGACGTAGGTATAGACACATCTATACGCTCATATCTAGGAGAGGCTAGGATCTCGTCATGGAAAAAGGCTTTGAGATTTAACGCACAGGTAAAACGCCAGAAAAAAAGTGATGAGGTATATTTTAGCTTGGAGCGAGTGAGCTGCGCAGATATTTATAGAGCAGGGGACGGCGTGCATAAAATTTATCGTGCCACAAAGCCATTTTGGTGGGTTAATCCTCTAAATTTTGTCTATCCATATCTAGAAAAACGTTGCTTTAAAAATTCTAAAAAGATAATCGCAAATTCAAACTACATAAAAGAGCAAATTATTTCAGCTTACGGTGTCGATGAGTCAAAAATCGTTACCATTTACAACGGTATAAATTTGCCACAAAAAGTAGAAAAAGGAGAAGCAAAACTTAGCGTATGTGAAGAATTTGGACTCGATTACAATTTACCAATTGTGCTTTTTGTCGGAAATGGCTTTAAAAGAAAAGGAGCAAAAGACTTTTTACTTCTTGTCTCAAAGCTAAAAACGCCAGTAAATGCGCTAATAGTAGGCAAAGATAAAAATTTAAATTCATATAAGAAGCTAGCAAAAAAGCTAAAGATAAAGGCATTTTTTACAGGTGAGCAAAAAATGACTGCAAAATTTTATGAAGCAAGCGATATTTTTATATTTCCAACACACTATGAGCCATTTTCAAATGTCGTTCTAGAGGCACTTAGCTTTAAAAATATTGTCTTTACAACGGCTCAAAATGGGGCAGCTGAAATTTTAGAAAATCGTTTTATCATGCGTGAACCAAATGATGAAAGTATACTGGAGCTAGTGGAGCAGGTGCTTAATGATAATGAGATGATGAGAGAGCTGCAAGAGGAGTCATTTTTACTTTCGCAAAAATTTAGTATAGAAGAAAATGCAAGCAAAACTCTTGAAATCATAAACGAAGTGCTAAATTTGGAGCAAAAGTGA